Genomic DNA from Streptococcus uberis:
TCAGATGTTCCAATTTCTAGCATTTTACCCCAATGCATAACCCCAATTCGGTCAGAAATGTATTTAACCATTGACAAATCGTGGGCGATAAAGAGATAGGTCAAACCTCTATCTTCTTGTAATTTTTGCATGAGGTTAACAACCTGTGCCTGAATGGATACATCCAGTGCTGAAATTGGTTCATCAGCGATGATAAACTTAGGTTGAACGGCAAGGGCACGAGCAATGCCAATACGTTGACGTTGTCCTCCAGAGAATTCGTGTGGATAGCGTGTCACGTGGTCTCTATTAAGTCCAACATGCTCTAACAATTCTTGAACCCTATCTTCACGCTCTTGTTTCGTTTTGGTTAGGCCATGGATATCAAGTCCTTCAGCAACAATATCTCTGATTTTCATACGACCATTCAAACTTGCTTGAGGATCTTGGAAAATCATTTGAGCATTCTTTCTGAACTCATGTAATTCCTTACCTTTGAGATGAGAAACTTTTTCGCCATTGAAAATAATTTCACCCTCATTGATATCATAAAGTTTTAATATCGCACGTCCAACAGTTGTTTTACCTGAACCTGATTCACCAACCAGTCCAAATACTTCGCCTTCATAAATGTCAAAGCTAACATTATTAATGGCTTTCACTTCATTTTTTTTGCCTTTGTTAAAGATTAGAGAGACATTTTTGAGCTCAACTAATTTTTTACGATTTTCAGTCATTAAGCTTGTCCCCTTTCTTTTTCAGCCCATTTTGCCCAACGTTTTTGGATTGGAAGAGGAGGTGTTACCTTAGGTGCACGTTCATCCAATAACCATGTTGCAGCATAGTGTGTTTCACTGACTTTAAACATTGGTGGCTCTTCTTCATGATCAATATCAAGAGCGTATTCATTACGAGCTGCAAATGCATCTCCTTTTGGAGGATTCAATAAGTCAGGAGGTGTTCCTGGAATAGATTGCAAGCTTCCTGCTTCTGTATCAGTCGTTGGCATGGAATTCAATAATCCCCATGTATATGGGTGTTGTGGATTATAGAATACTTCATCTACAGTTCCATACTCAACAATTTTCCCAGCATACATTACCGCTACACGATCAGCCATACCAGCTACCACACCAAGATCATGGGTGATGAAAATAATAGAAGATGAAATTTGTGATTGTAATTCTTTCATCAATTTTAAAATTTGATTTTGAATGGTTACATCCAAGGCTGTTGTTGGCTCATCTGCGATGAGAATTTCAGGATTAGCGGCAAGAGCAATGGCAATTACCGCACGTTGTCTCATACCACCAGACCATTGATGTGGATAATCATTAATATGTTCTTCAGCATCTGGAATGCCAACTTGTTTCATCAATTCTAATGCACGTGATAATGCGTCAGCTTTAGATACTTTTTCGTGAATCAAGATAGCTTCTGCAATTTGCATGCCAATTTTCATTGTTGGGTCTAAACTGGTCATTGGGTCTTGGAAAATCATCGCAATTTCTTTACCACGAACTTTAACCCAATCTTGTTCTTTAAGCTCATTGAGCTTTCTCCCTTTGAAATCAATGTCACCTGATATAGTGGCATTTTTTGCATTTAATCCCATTAAGGTTCTCGTTGTTACAGATTTCCCAGAACCTGATTCACCAACGATAGCAAGCGTTTCACCTTTTTTTAACTCAAAGTTAATATCGCGAATAGCTTTAACATCTCCAGCATAAGTTTTAAAATCGACATGGAGGTTGTTAACACTCAAAATTGTTTCTTTTGACATTTTCTTCCCTCCTAGTCGTTACTTGATTTTGGATCAAATGCATCACGTAAACCATCACCTAAAAGAATGAAGGCAAGTGAGATAAAGACAAGTGCTAATGCAGGTAGAATAACCTGATATGGATAATATTGTAGGTTCTCCTGCGCATCTGTAATTAATGAACCAAGTGAAGCAGTTGGTGGTTTAACACCTAGGTTAATAGCTGATAATACTGACTCATACATAATAGCACTTGGTACTGTCATCATAATCTGAACGATGATGATTCCAGAAATATTTGGCAAAATGTGTTTAAAAGCAATTTTTAAGTTGCTTTCACCCAATGCACGGGAAGCCAAAACAAAGTCACGTTCACGATAGGATAAGGTCAAATTCCGAACCTGACGTGCCATAGAGGTCCATCCAACGATGGCGATGGAAATGATAATAGACAAGACTCCATTTCCTAATAAAAGACCTAGCATGGTTACAATAACTAAATTTGGAATTGAAGAAATAACTTCAATAATCCTTTGCATAATGGTATCCACTTTACCACCAGTAAAACCTGAAACCAATCCATAAGTTACACCAATAATTAAGTCAATAAAAGTAGCAACAATTGCAATTAATAGTGAAATTCTGATACCAACTGTAATTCGTTTACCAAGACTACGTCCTAAATTATCAGTTCCTAAAATAAATTTTTCATTTTCTGGAACACCTTGGTCAGCGTAAGCATCATTTGGCTCAGTATTTCCTGCATAAGTGATGCTTCCATTCCATACTGGTAGGTTGGCACTTAATTTTGGAGGTAAATTACGATAAATACTTACTTTTTTACTATTAAAACTATTAGCGTCTTGTTTAGATACAACAAAATTTGAACCAATTGCAAATAATAATAATCCAGCCAAAAAGACCATAGCAACAACAGCTAATTTATTATGTTTTAATCGACGCCAAGCATCTTGTAGGAAAGATAATGCTGGCTTTTCAATTTTCTCTTGTGAGTCAGATGAACCCGCACCCACAAGTTTAAATGTTCTTGTTTCTTCTAGCATGATACTCTCCTATCCTAGACGTACTCGTGGATCCGCAAGACTAATCACAATATCTGTAATCAAAATTGCTACCATAAGCATCAAGGCATACACAATAGTAGTTCCCATAATAACTGGGTAATCTTTAGTTGGGATAGACGACACGAATTGCTGACCAATTCCTGGAATTGAGAAAATTTGTTCAATCAAGGCTGATCCTGTTAGGATATTTGCTGCCATTGGACCAACTAAAGTCAATACTGGAATCATAGAGTTACGGTAAGCATGTTTATTTGTCACTTGTCGTTTAGTCAACCCTTTTGCTCTTGCTAATTGAATATAGTCAGAATTAAGAGTTTCAATCATTTCACTACGGAAGAATCGTGTGACTTGTGCAAATACAGGAATTGCCAAGGCTAATGTTGGTAAGACTGTTTGGCCAAAACTTCCCCACCCTGAAAGTGGTAATAAAGCCCACTTGAAACCAAAGTAGTCCAATAATAACAAACCGATAATAAAAGCTGGAACTGAAATTCCAAGAGTTGAGATAACACTCAAAACGGCATCGATTTTATTATTTTTGTTACGAGCTGACACAGCTCCTACAAATAATCCTGATGTAATACCAACGATTAAAGCTTGGATACCCAAATGCACGGATACACCAAGACGTTGTGCAATTAAACGAGAAACAGGCTGGTTGATAGACTGATAACTTGTTCCAAAATCACCACGTAAAACGTCAAACAAATATTTAATATATTGTTCCCACAATGGTTTGTCCAAACCATATTGCTTGTTCATCATGGCAATCATTTCTTGAGTCAACTTAGGACTGTTATATGGTGTTCCTGGCATAACCTGCATCAGGAAGAATGAAAGGGTTACAACAACCCATAGTGTCACTAATAAGATGGCAACACGTTTTAAAAGATATTTAATCATGTTTTTCCTCTAACAAAAGCAAGAACTGGCTTGCGACCAATTCTTGCATTATTTCGCTGCTGGTGTAATGTTACTTATTTTTTATAAGCATAGGTAAAGTCAACATTAAGACCTGTTGAATTACGAATTAACCCTTTAATACTTGGATTTTGTAATCCTTCTCCGCTACGGAAGTAAAGTGGGTTATAGTTTGCTTCATCATAAAGAGCTTTTTCTGCTTCTTTATAATCATTAGCTGCGGCGTCTGTATCTAATGCATCGGTTGTTAAAGCTTTTTCATAAGCAGCATCAAATTTTGCATTGGTGAATTTACCGTAGTTATATGCAGAACCTGATTTAAACAAACCATAGAAAGTTGATCCTTCTGGATAGTCACCACCCCAAAGTGCTACAGCAACTTCAAAGTTTTGATTTTTTGTATCTTCTAAACGTTGTTTAAATGGAACAAATTTTTCTTCAACTGTTAATCCTGGTAAAGCTTTTTCCCAAGTTTCTTTAATGTAGTCAACTGAAGATTTAGCTGCTGGTGCATCCGCATCAGCGGTAATTGTAATTTTAAGAGAATCTTTTCCGAGTTCAGCAAGTCCTTCTTTGAAAAGTTTTCCTGCTTCTTTTTCATCATATTTATAACCAGGAGCTACAAATTTAGTTAAATCAGATCCATCTTTAAGTTTTGCAAGTCCAGTAGGAGCAATTGCTGTTGCTGGTTTAGAACCAGTATCCACTGCTGCAGACACAATTCCTTTACGGTCTGTTGCTAAGTTCAATGCTTGACGAATTTTAAGGTTGCTCAATGCTGGTACAGAACCTGTTTGATTGTATACCATATAAGCAGTTGTTGCTTCTAATACGGGAACAACATCTTTGTTGTTTTTATTTGCATTGTAAATAGCAGATGTTCCTGAAATGTTTGCATAATCAAGTTTGCCTTGTTTATACATTTGAACGGCTGTATCTGGTTTTTTAACTGTTTGAACGTTAATAGTTTTCATTTTAACGTTCTTAGCATCCCAATATTTGTCATTCTTAACTAATTTGAATGAACCACTTGTACCATTCCAATCTTTTACAATGTATGGACCAGAATAAATTTGTTTATCAGAAGAAGTACCATAGTCTTTTCCTGTTTTAGTAACAAATTCTTCTTTTTGAGGCATGAAGTTAGCAAATGACAATAAGCTCTTGAATTGAGGAGCAGGTGCACTCAATGTAAAGATAACTTTGTTGCCTTCGGCTTTAACACCAAGAGAATTTAAATCAGTGTTTTTACCTGTATTAATATCTTCAGCATTTAATAAATGTGATTCAGTTGCTAAGTAAGCATATTCTGAAGCAGTTGCTGGGTCTACAATACGTTTCCAAGTGTAAACAAAGTCCTCTGCTGTTAATTCACTTCCGTCAGACCATTTCAAACCATCTCTCAAGGTTGCAGTATAAGTTAAACCATCTTCTGAAACTTCTACTTTTTTAGCTAAGTCTGGTTGCAATTTCCCTTTTTCGTCAACACGAAGTAAGTTACTTTCTGAGTTACCGATTGCAAGACCAGAATAAGTGTCAGTATTTTTTGAAATGTCTAAAGTGATGAGTTCTGTTGGTGTGTACCAGTTAATCTCATTTTTGTTATCATTTTTTGCTGCTGTCTTGTTACCACAAGCCATCAATAGGGCTGCTGAAGCAAGTGTTACAGCTCCTAGGCCGAACCGCTTAAATGTAGATTTTTGTGCTGCTGTCATTCATAGACCTCCTAGTCAAACGTATATAAGTTGATAAATTAAATTATACCACAATTTTGGAGAAATGGAATAGATTTATCTGAAAATTTCGATATTAAATTTTTATAAACCCTTATATCTATTGGGAAGAACTAACTTTATTTGTAACCGCTATCTTGTTAATGATTACACAATTTACTGAATATATGCAAAATATCACTAAGTTTCCTTAGTGATATTTTTCTAATAACTGTGTAAATAATTATCAATTTCCCATTGTGAAATAAATGTCGCATAGGAAGCCCATTCAATACGTTTTGCTTCAATAAAGTTTGTATAAATGTGCTCACCAAGAGCGTCACGAACTACATCGTCTGTTTGTAATGCTTTTAAAGCATTGTGTAGAGTAGATGGTAAGTCCACGATACCTGCTTCTTGACGCTCTTCAACTGTCATTGTGTAGATATTAGCTTCAACTGGTTCTGGTGCATCAATTTTATTTTCAATACCGTCTAATCCTGCTTCTAACAAGACCGCTAACGCTAAATATGGATTTGCTGTTGGATCAACTGAACGTAATTCTAAGCGTGTCCCTTGTCCACGAGAAGCTGGAACACGAATAAGTGGTGAACGGTTACGACCAGCCCATGCTACATAAACCGGTGCTTCGTAACCAGGAACTAGACGTTTGTATGAATTAACTGTTGGATTCATGATGGCAGTATAGTTGTAAGCATGTTTCATCAAGCCACCTAGGAAATAGTAGGCATCCTCAGAAAGTTGCATTCCTTTGCTGTCATTTTCATCATAGAAGGCATTTTTACCCTCTTTATCAAATAATGACATATTACAGTGCATACCAGAACCATTGATTCCAAATTTTGGCTTAGCCATGAAAGTTGCATAGAGACCGTGCTTGCGAGCAATTGTTTTAACAACCAATTTAAAGATTTGGATATTATCACAAGCTTTCATCACGTCAGCATATTTAAAGTCAATCTCATGCTGTCCAACTGCTACTTCATGGTGACTTGCTTCAACTTCAAATCCCATTTTAGTTAAAACATTTACGATTTCACGACGCGTATTGTCAGCTAAATCTGTTGGTGCTAAATCAAAATAGCCACCATTGTCATTAACTTCTAAAGTAGGATTTCCTTGTTCATCCATTTTAAATAAGAAGAATTCAGGTTCTGGTCCTAAATTAAAGGATTTATATCCTACTTCTTCCATATGTCTCAATGCTTTTTTAAGATTGCCACGAGGATCACCAGCAAATGGCTCACCTTCTGCAGTATAGATGTCACAGATTAAACCTGCAACTGCACCATTTTCATCACCCCATGGGAACACAATCCATGTATCTAAATCAGGATATAAATACATATCTGATTCATTAATACGTACAAATCCTTCAATTGATGAACCATCAAACATAGCCTTGTTAGATAAAACCTTGTCAATTTGCTCATCTGTTGCAGGGATTTCCACATTTTTCATGATTCCCATAATATCAGTAAACATCAATCGGAGGAAAGTAACATTTTTTTCTTTTACTTCGCGACGAATGTCTTCAGCTGTGATTGTCATAGAAATAGTTCTCCTTAACTTTTCCAAATTCCTAATCGTCAATTAAATACGAAAGTTGCCCATTGATTGAGATGGTGATGAAAAACCACCTTGGTTGAAGAGTTCATCGCGAAGAATCCGTCTCACATCAGCATCAGTTAACGACTTCTCTTTTTTACTATTGCGATCTTTACGATGTTCATATTCACGTTTGATAGCAGCAATATTTAGTCCATCATCAATGAAATCCTTGATTTCCAACAATCTGTCCATATCGTTCAATGAAAACATTCTACGATTGCCTTCGGTACGCTCTGGTTTAATCAGTTCTTGGTCCTCGTAATAGCGAATTTGTCTAGCAGATAAGTCTGTCAATTTCATAACTGTGCCAATTGGAAAAACGGCCATAGAACGTCTTAGTTCTTTTTCTTTCATGACTACCTCCTCTCACCCCACTATTATATGAATTATTAATCCAAATGTCAATAATCGATGTCACATTTTCTGACATCGATTATGTTTTTATTTTCTGAATATTTTATTTCTCAACCATTCCACATCAGTATTGACCAATATTGCAATAAAAACACCACAGAAGGTTTCAAAAATTCTAGAAAGGACATAAAAGACCGTGTCCCCCTGAGGGATAGACAAGGTTATGATAAGCAAGGCTGACACAGCACCTATGATTCCCGACTTATTATTAAATGCGACATTAAACATAATGGTTAACATCGTTAAAATTGGAACAAAAATCAGCGTTACCCAAAAATGATGATGAAAATAAATCTGCAAAAGGTAAAATATAAAAGCAAAGAAACCACCAATACTGTTTCCTAAAATCCTAGACGTCCCAAAAGAAACGGTTTGATCAATACTCTCCCTTAAGCTAAACACAGCTGTCAAGGCACCAATTTGCAACCCTTGTAAACCAAAAAGATGAAAAGTTAATAAGACTAAAAAGACAGACAACCCTGTTTTAAAGGTTCTCATTCCTAACGTCAATTTTTTCGGTTCAAATTTATATCTCATTGTCACCACCTTATAGCAATAATATTAATTAGTGTAACATACTTTAATCTTTTTTGTCATAGAAGATTTGTTTGTTGATAAAAAACATGAGGTCATCATAAAAATTTTTGTGATATAGAAACAATATTTCAAAAAAGGTACCTTAAGGGGTACCTTTTACCTTGTTAATCTTTCCTAACACCGAGTAAACCATATAGCAGTTCATAAAAGTAACTTGACGTTACTACCACTGAGTCTCCGTTACTTTTTAAAAATATCACTATATTTGCATATTTAAAATAACAAAGAGAGAGTTGGTTAAACCAACTCTCTCAATACCCTTTTTTGACGCAGTAACTGAATAACTGTTTACCACTTTGCAAAAGCCAACAACCTATTCTATCTCTAGGGATGTAGCTACGGAATCGTAGATTTCTGAATTACCTCCTATTTTTCTGTTAAAGTTGAAAAGCCTGGTAATTCCTTACCTCTAATAATTCCATTGAGGTTCCACCACCGCGTCATAAGTGCTTCCATTCACACAAAAAGGAAGCATTAGCTTCCTTTTTCTACAAAATCAGGATTTTACTGAGACTAACAGGTGGCGACTTTTACTTTTCTGTTAAAGCTGAAAGTCCTGGCAATTCTTTACCTTCTAGTAATTCCATTGAGGCTCCACCACCTGTAGAGATCCATGAGAATTTATCTGCACGACCTAGGTTGATAGCAGCTGCTGCAGAATCACCACCACCGATGATAGATTTAACACCTGGTTGTTTTACAATGGCATCCATTACACCGATAGTACCAGCTTGGAAGTCTGGATTTTCGAAGACACCCATTGGTCCATTCCAAACAACCGTTTTAGCACCTTCAAGAGCTTCTTCAAATTTAGCAATTGATTTTGGTCCGATATCTAAACCTAAGAATCCTTCAGATACAGCTTCACCTTCAGTATCGCGAACTTCAGTATAATCAGCAAAGGCATTTGCTTCTTTAGAGTCAACTGGTAAGATTAATTTGCCATTTGATTTTTCTAGTAATTCTTTTGCAATATCAAGTTTATCTTCTTCAACTAATGAGTTACCGATTTCGATACCTTGAGCTTTGTAGAATGTATAAGTCATTCCACCACCAATAAGCACTTTATCAGCTTTTTCAAGAAGGTTTTCAATAACACCAATTTTATCTGAAACTTTTGAACCGCCTAAGATAGCAACAAAAGGACGTTCTGGTTTTTCGACTGCTTCTTTAATGTAGGCAATTTCATTTTCAAGAAGGAATCCAGCAACTGCTTTATCAACATTTGCAGAAATTCCAACGTTTGAGGCATGAGCACGGTGCGCTGTACCAAATGCATCATTAACAAAGATACCATCACCAAGTGAAGCCCAATATTTACCTAATTCAGGATCATTCTTAGACTCTTTTTTACCGTCTACATCTTCAAAACGCGTATTTTCAACTAAGAGAACTTGACCATCTTCTAAAGCGTTAATTGCTTCTTCCAATTCAGCACCACGAGTAACACCAGGGAAAACAACTTCTGTTCCAAGTTTTTCTGATAAGTCTTTAGCAACAGGTGCAAGTGATTTACCTTCTTTATCAGCTTCTTCTTTAACACGTCCAAGGTGTGAGAAAAGAATTGCACGTCCACCATTTTCAATGATGTATTTAATAGTAGGTAAGGCAGCAGAGATACGATTGTCATTTGTGATAACGCCGTCTTTTAAAGGTACGTTAAAGTCAACACGGACAAGAACTTTTTTACCTTTTAAATCAAGGTCTTTAACAGTCATTTTAGCCATTTTGATAGACTCCTTAAAATTTTTTATACACTTTATTATATCATAATTTTCAATAGAATCACAAAATATGAAAATAATAAATTATTTTTTTCACAATTTTTTCGTAAAAAAAAGGAAGAGAATCTCTTCCTTTCAAAATAGTCTAAAATTATTTAGCAATTTTTGCGAAGTACTCAAGAGTACGAACAAGTTGTGCAGTGTAAGACATTTCGTTGTCATACCATGAAACAACTTTAACTAATTGATTTCCATCAACAGTTTGAACTTTAGTTTGAGTAGCATCAAACAATGAACCGTAAGCCATACCGATGATATCAGAAGATACGATTGGGTCTTCAGTGTATCCGTATGAATCGTTTGCAGCTGCTTTCATTGCTGCGTTGATTTCTTCAACTGAAGTTTCTTTTTCAAGAACTGCTACCAATTCAGTTACTGATCCAGTTGGAACAGGAACACGTTGTGCAGCACCGTCAAGTTTACCATTTAATTCTGGGATTACAAGACCGATTGCTTTAGCAGCACCAGTTGAGTTAGGAACAATGTTGCTTGCACCAGCACGAGCACGACGAAGGTCACCACCACGGTGTGGTCCGTCAAGGATCATTTGGTCACCAGTGTAAGCGTGGATAGTTGTCATCAAACCTTGTTTAACACCAAAGTTATCTTGTAAAGCTTTAGCCATTGGAGCTAAACAGTTAGTAGTACATGAAGCACCTGAAATTACAGTTTCTGTACCGTCAAGAATGTCATGGTTTGTGTTAAATACAACAGTTTTAACATCATCTCCACCAGGAGCTGTGATAACAACTTTTTTAGCACCGTTAGCATGTAAATGTTTTTCAGCAGCTGCTTTTTTAGCAAAGAAACCAGTTGCTTCAAGAACGATTTCTACACCGTCAGTTGCCCAGTCAATGTTTTCTGGATCTTTTTCAGCAGAAACTTTGATGAAGTTTCCGTTAACTTCGAATCCACCATCTTTAACTTCAACTGTACCGTCGAAACGACCTTGAGTTGTATCATATTTCAACAAGTGTGCAAGCATATTTGGGTCAGTAAGATCGTTAATACGAGTTACTTCAACACCTTCAACGTTTTGAATACGACGGAATGCAAGACGTCCGATACGACCGAAACCGTTAATACCAACTTTAACTACCATTAGTGATTTCCTCCTTATGAAAATCAAAAGAATTATTATTAAGGGCAATAACCCTACCTATTGTGAAAAGATTAACTTACAGAAATCCGAAATAACCTTTCAACAGAACTATTATATAACTATTTCTTAAAAAATGCAAACAAAATAACCATTTTCATAAATCAAGAAGTCAGCAATATCAAGGTATAGGACATACTTATGTAAGTGTTTTCACTGTTATATATTATTGTTTTTAGTCATTTTTGTTGTAACTTTTGTTTATAAAAGATCAAAAAAAGCTGAGATATTTCTCAGCTTTTTTACGAATGATTATTCACCGTGATTTTTTTTGATAATTTCTTCTTGTACAGATTTTGGAACATCTTCATAGTGGTCAAATACCATCATGAATGTACCACGACCTTGAGTCGCTGAACGAAGAATAGTTGCATAACCAAACATTTCTGCAAGTGGAACATAAGCACGAACAACTTGTACGTTTCCACGAGCTTCCATACCATCAACACGACCACGACGAGCAGTAACGTGACCCATAACGTCTCCCAAGTTATCTTCTGGAGCTGTAATAGTTACTAACATCATTGGTTCTAAGATTGATGGTTGTGCTGATTTAGCAGCTTCTTTAAGAGCAAGTGAAGCAGCAATCTTGAAGGCAGTTTCTGATGAATCGACATCATGGTAAGATCCGTCATAAAGTTTTGCTTTAACGTCTACCAATGGGTATCCAGCAAGAACACCATTTGCCATTGACTCAATAAGTCCTTTTTCAACTGCAGGGATGAATTCACGAGGAACCACACCACCGACAATTGCATTCTCGAACTCGAATCCTTTACCTTCTTCGTTTGGAGTAAATTCAATCCAAACATCACCAAATTGACCTTTACCACCTGATTGGCGTTTGAAGAATCCACGAGCTTGTGTAGAAGCACGGAATGTTTCACGGTATGATACTTGAGGAGCACCAACATTTGCTTCAACTTTAAACTCACGTTTCATACGGTCAACTAGGACATCTAAGTGAAGTTCACCCATACCTGCAATAACTGTTTCACCAGTTTCAACGTTTGTTTCAACGCGGAAGGTTGGATCTTCTTCAGCAAGTTTTTGAAGGGCAACACCCATCTTATCTTGGTCAGCTTTAGATTTTGGTTCAACCATTAATTGGATAACTGGTTCTGGAACTTCAATTGATTCAAGAATAACTTGTGCTTTTTCATCAGTTAAAGAATCACCAGTTGTTGTGTTTTTCAAACCAACAGCAGCTGCAATATCTCCAGAGTAAACTGTTTCAATTTCTTGACGAGTATTTGCGTGCATTTGAAGAATACGTCCAATACGTTCACGTTTACCTTTAGAAGTATTCATAACATATGATCCACTTTGTAGAACACCTGAATAAACACGGAAGAAAGTTAAACGACCTACGAATGGGTCCGTCATAATCTTGAAGGCTAAAGCTGCAA
This window encodes:
- a CDS encoding ABC transporter ATP-binding protein encodes the protein MTENRKKLVELKNVSLIFNKGKKNEVKAINNVSFDIYEGEVFGLVGESGSGKTTVGRAILKLYDINEGEIIFNGEKVSHLKGKELHEFRKNAQMIFQDPQASLNGRMKIRDIVAEGLDIHGLTKTKQEREDRVQELLEHVGLNRDHVTRYPHEFSGGQRQRIGIARALAVQPKFIIADEPISALDVSIQAQVVNLMQKLQEDRGLTYLFIAHDLSMVKYISDRIGVMHWGKMLEIGTSDDVYNNPIHPYTRSLLSAIPEPDPDIERQRVAEIYDPSAEDDGQEREMREITPGHFVLSTEAEAAEYKAKCQK
- a CDS encoding ABC transporter ATP-binding protein produces the protein MSKETILSVNNLHVDFKTYAGDVKAIRDINFELKKGETLAIVGESGSGKSVTTRTLMGLNAKNATISGDIDFKGRKLNELKEQDWVKVRGKEIAMIFQDPMTSLDPTMKIGMQIAEAILIHEKVSKADALSRALELMKQVGIPDAEEHINDYPHQWSGGMRQRAVIAIALAANPEILIADEPTTALDVTIQNQILKLMKELQSQISSSIIFITHDLGVVAGMADRVAVMYAGKIVEYGTVDEVFYNPQHPYTWGLLNSMPTTDTEAGSLQSIPGTPPDLLNPPKGDAFAARNEYALDIDHEEEPPMFKVSETHYAATWLLDERAPKVTPPLPIQKRWAKWAEKERGQA
- a CDS encoding ABC transporter permease; amino-acid sequence: MLEETRTFKLVGAGSSDSQEKIEKPALSFLQDAWRRLKHNKLAVVAMVFLAGLLLFAIGSNFVVSKQDANSFNSKKVSIYRNLPPKLSANLPVWNGSITYAGNTEPNDAYADQGVPENEKFILGTDNLGRSLGKRITVGIRISLLIAIVATFIDLIIGVTYGLVSGFTGGKVDTIMQRIIEVISSIPNLVIVTMLGLLLGNGVLSIIISIAIVGWTSMARQVRNLTLSYRERDFVLASRALGESNLKIAFKHILPNISGIIIVQIMMTVPSAIMYESVLSAINLGVKPPTASLGSLITDAQENLQYYPYQVILPALALVFISLAFILLGDGLRDAFDPKSSND
- a CDS encoding ABC transporter permease, with translation MIKYLLKRVAILLVTLWVVVTLSFFLMQVMPGTPYNSPKLTQEMIAMMNKQYGLDKPLWEQYIKYLFDVLRGDFGTSYQSINQPVSRLIAQRLGVSVHLGIQALIVGITSGLFVGAVSARNKNNKIDAVLSVISTLGISVPAFIIGLLLLDYFGFKWALLPLSGWGSFGQTVLPTLALAIPVFAQVTRFFRSEMIETLNSDYIQLARAKGLTKRQVTNKHAYRNSMIPVLTLVGPMAANILTGSALIEQIFSIPGIGQQFVSSIPTKDYPVIMGTTIVYALMLMVAILITDIVISLADPRVRLG
- a CDS encoding peptide ABC transporter substrate-binding protein gives rise to the protein MTAAQKSTFKRFGLGAVTLASAALLMACGNKTAAKNDNKNEINWYTPTELITLDISKNTDTYSGLAIGNSESNLLRVDEKGKLQPDLAKKVEVSEDGLTYTATLRDGLKWSDGSELTAEDFVYTWKRIVDPATASEYAYLATESHLLNAEDINTGKNTDLNSLGVKAEGNKVIFTLSAPAPQFKSLLSFANFMPQKEEFVTKTGKDYGTSSDKQIYSGPYIVKDWNGTSGSFKLVKNDKYWDAKNVKMKTINVQTVKKPDTAVQMYKQGKLDYANISGTSAIYNANKNNKDVVPVLEATTAYMVYNQTGSVPALSNLKIRQALNLATDRKGIVSAAVDTGSKPATAIAPTGLAKLKDGSDLTKFVAPGYKYDEKEAGKLFKEGLAELGKDSLKITITADADAPAAKSSVDYIKETWEKALPGLTVEEKFVPFKQRLEDTKNQNFEVAVALWGGDYPEGSTFYGLFKSGSAYNYGKFTNAKFDAAYEKALTTDALDTDAAANDYKEAEKALYDEANYNPLYFRSGEGLQNPSIKGLIRNSTGLNVDFTYAYKK
- the glnA gene encoding type I glutamate--ammonia ligase, whose translation is MTITAEDIRREVKEKNVTFLRLMFTDIMGIMKNVEIPATDEQIDKVLSNKAMFDGSSIEGFVRINESDMYLYPDLDTWIVFPWGDENGAVAGLICDIYTAEGEPFAGDPRGNLKKALRHMEEVGYKSFNLGPEPEFFLFKMDEQGNPTLEVNDNGGYFDLAPTDLADNTRREIVNVLTKMGFEVEASHHEVAVGQHEIDFKYADVMKACDNIQIFKLVVKTIARKHGLYATFMAKPKFGINGSGMHCNMSLFDKEGKNAFYDENDSKGMQLSEDAYYFLGGLMKHAYNYTAIMNPTVNSYKRLVPGYEAPVYVAWAGRNRSPLIRVPASRGQGTRLELRSVDPTANPYLALAVLLEAGLDGIENKIDAPEPVEANIYTMTVEERQEAGIVDLPSTLHNALKALQTDDVVRDALGEHIYTNFIEAKRIEWASYATFISQWEIDNYLHSY
- a CDS encoding MerR family transcriptional regulator; this encodes MKEKELRRSMAVFPIGTVMKLTDLSARQIRYYEDQELIKPERTEGNRRMFSLNDMDRLLEIKDFIDDGLNIAAIKREYEHRKDRNSKKEKSLTDADVRRILRDELFNQGGFSSPSQSMGNFRI
- a CDS encoding FUSC family protein, with translation MRYKFEPKKLTLGMRTFKTGLSVFLVLLTFHLFGLQGLQIGALTAVFSLRESIDQTVSFGTSRILGNSIGGFFAFIFYLLQIYFHHHFWVTLIFVPILTMLTIMFNVAFNNKSGIIGAVSALLIITLSIPQGDTVFYVLSRIFETFCGVFIAILVNTDVEWLRNKIFRK
- a CDS encoding phosphoglycerate kinase, which produces MAKMTVKDLDLKGKKVLVRVDFNVPLKDGVITNDNRISAALPTIKYIIENGGRAILFSHLGRVKEEADKEGKSLAPVAKDLSEKLGTEVVFPGVTRGAELEEAINALEDGQVLLVENTRFEDVDGKKESKNDPELGKYWASLGDGIFVNDAFGTAHRAHASNVGISANVDKAVAGFLLENEIAYIKEAVEKPERPFVAILGGSKVSDKIGVIENLLEKADKVLIGGGMTYTFYKAQGIEIGNSLVEEDKLDIAKELLEKSNGKLILPVDSKEANAFADYTEVRDTEGEAVSEGFLGLDIGPKSIAKFEEALEGAKTVVWNGPMGVFENPDFQAGTIGVMDAIVKQPGVKSIIGGGDSAAAAINLGRADKFSWISTGGGASMELLEGKELPGLSALTEK